In one window of Streptomyces roseofulvus DNA:
- a CDS encoding 2-aminoethylphosphonate ABC transporter permease subunit, whose product MASARATAPPAAAPPVVTPPVVTPVRPARSRTVPAWLWALPPVAVLGLVFLYPLGLVVQESLAPGAYAEVFSSASFRDALVTTVWLAAGATVGCLVLGFVLALIVAFVPFPGAKAVSRFIDVFLSFPSFLITLALLFVYGTVGMANGLWTGVTGAADGPFHFLTTPWGVLLAEITYFTPFVMRPLLAAFSQLDTAQLEVASSLGARPARIVRRVILPEALPALAAGGSLVLVMCLNEFGIVLFTGAKGVTTLPMLVYSKAILESDYAAACVVAVVNVALSVGLYAVYRVVSKRAGA is encoded by the coding sequence ATGGCTAGCGCCCGGGCCACCGCGCCGCCCGCCGCCGCGCCGCCGGTCGTCACGCCGCCGGTCGTCACGCCGGTCCGCCCGGCCCGGAGCCGTACCGTCCCCGCCTGGCTCTGGGCGCTGCCGCCCGTCGCCGTCCTCGGGCTCGTCTTCCTCTACCCGCTCGGTCTCGTCGTCCAGGAGTCGCTGGCACCCGGCGCGTACGCCGAGGTGTTCTCCTCGGCGTCCTTCCGGGACGCCCTGGTCACCACCGTGTGGCTCGCGGCCGGCGCCACCGTCGGCTGTCTCGTCCTCGGCTTCGTCCTCGCGCTGATCGTCGCCTTCGTGCCGTTCCCCGGGGCGAAGGCGGTCTCCCGGTTCATCGACGTCTTCCTCTCCTTCCCCTCCTTCCTCATCACCCTCGCCCTGCTCTTCGTGTACGGCACGGTCGGCATGGCCAACGGGCTGTGGACCGGCGTCACCGGCGCCGCCGACGGCCCCTTCCACTTCCTGACGACTCCCTGGGGCGTGCTCCTCGCCGAGATCACGTACTTCACGCCCTTCGTGATGCGGCCGCTGCTCGCCGCCTTCTCCCAGCTGGACACCGCGCAGCTGGAGGTGGCGTCCTCGCTCGGCGCCCGGCCCGCGAGGATCGTGCGGCGGGTGATCCTCCCCGAGGCGCTGCCCGCCCTCGCGGCCGGCGGCAGCCTGGTCCTCGTCATGTGCCTCAACGAGTTCGGGATCGTCCTCTTCACCGGCGCCAAGGGCGTCACCACGCTCCCGATGCTCGTCTACTCCAAGGCCATCCTCGAATCCGACTACGCCGCCGCCTGCGTCGTCGCCGTCGTCAACGTCGCGCTCTCCGTGGGCCTCTACGCCGTCTACCGGGTGGTGAGCAAGCGTGCTGGTGCATAG
- a CDS encoding ABC transporter ATP-binding protein → MSSGIRFDGVSVAYGDTTVLDGLTLTVEPGEVMALLGPSGSGKTTALRTVAGFVRPSAGRVWIGDRDVTDLPPYRRGIGMVVQQYALFPHLRVDENVAFGLKARKHPRAEIPARVAEALEMTGMGAYARRHPRELSGGQQQRVAIARALAIRPDVLLLDEPLSALDAQLRSGMLGELARLHRELPDVSVLYVTHDQVEALTLADRIAVMDQARLQDCGTPQELYRRPRTAFTASFVGNANLLPVRVGADGVDFAGTALKVPAGDAAPGAAATLCVRPHLIGLGDGPNALRGRIAEVQWRGATHRLYVDVGGHRVKADVRELRDTPPLGQEITLHFAPEDAVLLAAGVTDG, encoded by the coding sequence GTGAGCAGCGGCATCCGCTTCGACGGCGTCTCCGTCGCCTACGGGGACACCACCGTCCTCGACGGGCTCACCCTCACCGTCGAACCCGGCGAGGTGATGGCCCTCCTCGGGCCCTCCGGCTCCGGCAAGACCACCGCCCTGCGCACCGTCGCCGGCTTCGTCCGGCCCTCCGCCGGCCGGGTGTGGATCGGCGACCGGGACGTCACCGACCTCCCGCCGTACCGGCGGGGCATCGGCATGGTCGTCCAGCAGTACGCGCTCTTCCCGCACCTGCGCGTGGACGAGAACGTGGCCTTCGGGCTGAAGGCGCGCAAGCACCCCAGGGCCGAGATCCCCGCGCGGGTCGCCGAGGCCCTGGAGATGACCGGGATGGGCGCCTACGCCCGGCGCCACCCCCGCGAACTCTCCGGCGGTCAGCAGCAGCGCGTCGCCATCGCCCGCGCCCTCGCCATCCGCCCCGACGTCCTCCTCCTCGACGAACCGCTCTCCGCGCTCGACGCCCAGCTCCGCTCCGGCATGCTCGGCGAGCTGGCCCGGCTCCACCGCGAACTCCCCGACGTCTCCGTCCTGTACGTCACCCACGACCAGGTCGAGGCGCTCACCCTGGCCGACCGGATCGCCGTCATGGACCAGGCCCGGCTCCAGGACTGCGGCACCCCGCAGGAGCTGTACCGGCGGCCCCGCACCGCCTTCACGGCCTCCTTCGTCGGCAACGCCAACCTGCTGCCGGTCCGGGTCGGCGCCGACGGCGTCGACTTCGCCGGCACCGCGCTGAAGGTCCCGGCCGGCGACGCGGCCCCCGGCGCCGCCGCCACCCTCTGCGTCCGCCCGCACCTCATCGGCCTCGGCGACGGACCCAACGCCCTGCGCGGCCGGATCGCCGAGGTCCAGTGGCGGGGCGCCACCCACAGGCTCTACGTGGACGTCGGCGGGCACCGCGTGAAGGCGGACGTGCGGGAGCTGCGGGACACACCGCCGCTGGGCCAGGAGATCACGCTGCACTTCGCGCCCGAGGACGCGGTGCTGCTGGCGGCGGGGGTGACCGATGGCTAG
- a CDS encoding phosphonatase-like hydrolase, with translation MTDMNLIVLDMAGTTVADDGLVERAFTAAAERLGEDPATMIDHVRATMGESKISVFRHLLGGDETRARQANLAFEEAYGALVAEGLIAPVPGAAAAIAELRGQGRTVVLTTGFARATQDAILDALGWRDLADLTLCPADAGGRGRPYPDMVLTAFLRTGAAADVRQTVVAGDTSYDMLSGVRAGAGIVAGVLTGAHDKAALTAHGATHVLGSVTGLPALIREYES, from the coding sequence ATGACAGACATGAACCTGATCGTCCTCGACATGGCCGGCACCACCGTCGCCGACGACGGCCTCGTCGAACGGGCCTTCACGGCCGCCGCCGAACGCCTCGGCGAGGACCCGGCCACGATGATCGACCACGTCCGCGCCACCATGGGCGAGTCCAAGATCTCCGTCTTCCGCCACCTCCTCGGCGGCGACGAGACCCGCGCCCGGCAGGCCAACCTCGCCTTCGAGGAGGCGTACGGAGCCCTGGTCGCCGAGGGCCTGATCGCCCCCGTCCCCGGCGCCGCCGCGGCGATCGCCGAGCTGAGGGGCCAGGGCCGTACCGTCGTCCTCACCACCGGCTTCGCCCGCGCCACCCAGGACGCCATCCTCGACGCGCTCGGCTGGCGGGACCTCGCCGACCTCACGCTCTGCCCGGCGGACGCCGGCGGCCGGGGCCGGCCGTACCCGGACATGGTCCTCACCGCGTTCCTCCGCACCGGCGCCGCCGCCGACGTACGGCAGACGGTGGTCGCGGGCGACACGTCGTACGACATGCTCAGCGGCGTCCGGGCCGGCGCCGGGATCGTCGCCGGCGTCCTCACCGGCGCCCACGACAAGGCCGCGCTCACCGCGCACGGCGCCACCCACGTCCTCGGCTCCGTCACCGGACTCCCGGCTCTCATACGGGAGTACGAGTCGTGA
- a CDS encoding TIGR03364 family FAD-dependent oxidoreductase, giving the protein MKVIVVGAGVVGTMHAWQAVERGHEVVHIEREAEARGASLRNFGQIWVSGRAGGEELDTALRARELWEGVGARVPGLGFRANGSLTPVRGALELAVAEAAVARADAAARGYKLLTPDEARAVNPALRGAFDAALWCERDAAVEPRTAQLALRAALLATGRYTFLPDREVREVVGEHAVRDDHGELHSGDAVVLCTGAWLSGLVREVAGPVPVRRVRLQMMQTAPLGEPLTTSVADADSFRYYPAYASGALDALNAGQAQDPTAAAHRMQLLMVQRLDGGLTIGDTHEYEHPFAFDTVEDPYEHLVRVVESLLGRPLPPIRRRWAGVYAQCVDTTRVVHRQRVRDGVWLVTGPGGRGMTCSPAIAETTANELGW; this is encoded by the coding sequence ATGAAGGTGATCGTCGTAGGAGCCGGCGTGGTGGGCACCATGCACGCCTGGCAGGCAGTGGAACGCGGCCACGAGGTCGTACACATCGAGCGCGAGGCCGAGGCGCGCGGAGCCTCCCTGAGGAACTTCGGCCAGATCTGGGTCAGCGGCCGCGCGGGCGGCGAGGAGCTCGACACCGCCCTGCGCGCCCGCGAGCTGTGGGAGGGCGTCGGCGCCCGCGTCCCGGGCCTCGGCTTCCGGGCGAACGGTTCCCTCACCCCCGTCCGGGGCGCGCTGGAACTGGCCGTCGCCGAGGCGGCCGTCGCCCGCGCGGACGCCGCCGCGCGCGGCTACAAGCTGCTCACCCCCGACGAGGCCCGGGCGGTCAACCCGGCCCTGCGCGGCGCCTTCGACGCCGCCCTCTGGTGCGAGCGGGACGCCGCCGTCGAGCCGCGCACCGCGCAGCTCGCCCTCCGCGCCGCGCTCCTCGCCACCGGCCGCTACACCTTCCTCCCGGACCGCGAGGTCCGCGAGGTCGTCGGCGAGCACGCCGTCCGCGACGACCACGGCGAGCTGCACAGCGGCGACGCCGTCGTCCTGTGCACCGGCGCCTGGCTCTCCGGCCTGGTCCGCGAGGTCGCCGGACCGGTCCCGGTCCGCCGCGTCCGCCTCCAGATGATGCAGACCGCCCCCCTCGGCGAGCCCCTGACGACCTCCGTCGCCGACGCCGACTCCTTCCGCTACTACCCGGCCTACGCGTCGGGCGCCCTGGACGCGCTCAACGCCGGCCAGGCGCAGGACCCCACCGCCGCCGCCCACAGGATGCAGCTGCTCATGGTGCAGCGCCTCGACGGCGGACTGACCATCGGCGACACCCACGAGTACGAGCACCCCTTCGCCTTCGACACCGTCGAGGACCCCTACGAGCACCTGGTCCGCGTCGTCGAGTCGCTGCTCGGCCGCCCGCTGCCGCCGATCCGCCGCCGCTGGGCCGGCGTGTACGCGCAGTGCGTGGACACCACCCGGGTCGTCCACCGGCAGCGGGTACGGGACGGGGTCTGGCTCGTCACCGGACCCGGCGGCCGCGGCATGACCTGCTCGCCCGCCATCGCCGAGACGACCGCGAACGAACTGGGCTGGTGA
- a CDS encoding GntR family transcriptional regulator — MNQHHAPSTPSAPGAPVRSGVPEHGRVPKYYAVKARLAVLVDELGEGGALPTERDLAVRYEVSRETVRQALRELLLEGRLRRQGRGTVVAGPKLEQPLSLASYTEGVRRQGRRPGRSIVSLDRFPCPDALAPEVGVAPGAPVWHMERVLLADDERVGLESTYVSEARVPRLDSDFDPDSSFYGYLRDRLGITFGDADERIETVLATPREALLIGTPPALPMLLLHRVSRDEQGRPLERVRTLYRGDRFSFTAHLGRQDA; from the coding sequence ATGAACCAGCACCACGCCCCGAGCACCCCGAGCGCCCCCGGCGCCCCCGTCCGTTCCGGCGTCCCGGAGCACGGCCGGGTGCCCAAGTACTACGCCGTGAAGGCGCGACTCGCCGTCCTCGTCGACGAGTTGGGGGAGGGGGGCGCGCTGCCCACCGAGCGCGACCTCGCCGTCCGCTACGAGGTGTCCCGGGAGACCGTCCGGCAGGCCCTGCGCGAACTCCTCCTGGAGGGGAGGCTGCGCCGGCAGGGGCGGGGCACGGTCGTCGCCGGCCCCAAGCTCGAACAGCCGCTCTCCCTCGCCAGCTACACCGAGGGCGTCCGCCGCCAGGGCCGCCGCCCCGGCCGCAGCATCGTCTCCCTCGACCGCTTCCCCTGCCCCGACGCCCTCGCCCCCGAGGTCGGCGTCGCGCCCGGCGCGCCCGTCTGGCACATGGAGCGGGTGCTGCTCGCCGACGACGAGCGGGTCGGCCTGGAGAGCACGTACGTCTCCGAGGCCCGGGTGCCGCGCCTCGACAGCGACTTCGACCCCGACTCCTCCTTCTACGGCTACCTCCGCGACCGGCTCGGCATCACCTTCGGTGACGCCGACGAGCGGATCGAGACCGTCCTCGCCACCCCCCGCGAGGCGCTGCTCATCGGCACCCCGCCGGCCCTGCCGATGCTGCTCCTGCACCGCGTCTCCCGCGACGAGCAGGGGCGGCCCCTGGAACGGGTCCGCACCCTCTACCGCGGCGACCGGTTCTCCTTCACCGCCCACCTCGGCCGCCAGGACGCCTGA